The Lysobacter panacisoli genome includes a window with the following:
- a CDS encoding KUP/HAK/KT family potassium transporter, producing MSTSVPSTPAGHGHSGHGKQGLPGLMVGAIGVVFGDIGTSPLYTLKEAFSPHFAKQLGMVVDQATVLGMLSLVFWALMIVVTLKYVTIIMRADNQGEGGIMALMALAQRTLAKGSRSAYVVGILGIFGASLFFGDSVITPAITVLGAVEGLEVAAPGLHRFIVPLSVVILVLVFLAQRFGTEKVGRVFGPVMLVWFASLALIGLYNIVKAPEVIRALNPMWGMRFFGEHGLLSVTILGVVVLAVTGGEALYADMGHFGPRPIRHSWYFLVLPCLTLNYLGQGAFVLAHPEAVKNPFFEAIPPWALYPMIVLATMAAVIASQAVITGAYSVARQAMQLGFLPRMQIKHTSHETIGQIYVPYINWLLMVTVLVVVLMFRSSTALATAYGISVSATMLIDTLLLALVARALWPRWRTWVLPLCLVFFAVDVGFVVANGAKFFDGAWFPLLLGVVVFTLLRTWRRGRELLHEEVRKEGIQLDSFLPGLMLAPPVRVPGTAIFMTADKGVVPHALLHNLKHNKVLHERNVFLTVETLNIPYAPKEKRLKIEAIGDDFYRVLIRFGFMEVPDVPLALMRSCDAGGTYFDPMDTTYFASRETVVASRHRGMPIWRDRLFAFMHRNAAPATGFFRIPGNRLVELGAQVEI from the coding sequence ATGTCCACTTCCGTTCCTTCCACTCCCGCCGGCCACGGCCATAGCGGGCACGGCAAGCAAGGCCTGCCGGGCCTGATGGTCGGCGCCATCGGCGTCGTCTTCGGCGATATCGGAACGAGCCCGCTGTACACGCTGAAGGAGGCGTTCTCGCCGCACTTCGCCAAGCAGCTGGGCATGGTCGTCGATCAGGCCACGGTGCTGGGCATGCTGTCGCTGGTGTTCTGGGCGCTGATGATCGTGGTCACGCTGAAGTACGTGACCATCATCATGCGCGCCGACAACCAGGGCGAGGGCGGCATCATGGCGCTGATGGCGCTGGCCCAGCGCACGCTCGCCAAAGGATCGCGATCGGCCTACGTGGTCGGCATCCTCGGCATCTTCGGCGCGTCGCTGTTCTTCGGCGACAGCGTGATCACGCCGGCGATCACCGTGCTCGGCGCGGTGGAAGGCCTGGAAGTCGCCGCACCGGGACTGCACCGTTTCATCGTGCCGCTGTCGGTGGTGATCCTGGTGCTGGTGTTCCTGGCGCAACGCTTCGGCACCGAGAAGGTCGGCCGCGTGTTCGGCCCGGTGATGCTGGTGTGGTTCGCCTCGCTGGCGCTGATCGGCCTGTACAACATCGTCAAGGCGCCGGAGGTGATCCGCGCGCTCAACCCGATGTGGGGCATGCGCTTCTTCGGCGAGCATGGCCTGCTGTCGGTGACGATCCTCGGCGTGGTCGTGCTGGCCGTGACCGGTGGCGAGGCGCTGTACGCCGACATGGGCCACTTCGGCCCGCGTCCGATCCGCCACTCGTGGTATTTCCTGGTCCTGCCGTGCCTCACGCTCAACTATCTGGGGCAGGGCGCGTTCGTGCTGGCGCATCCGGAAGCGGTGAAGAACCCGTTCTTCGAGGCCATACCGCCGTGGGCGCTGTACCCGATGATCGTGCTGGCGACGATGGCCGCGGTGATCGCCTCGCAGGCGGTCATCACCGGTGCGTATTCGGTGGCGCGACAGGCGATGCAGCTGGGCTTCCTGCCGCGCATGCAGATCAAGCACACCTCGCACGAGACGATCGGCCAGATCTACGTCCCGTACATCAACTGGCTGCTGATGGTGACCGTGCTGGTGGTGGTGCTGATGTTCCGCAGCTCCACCGCGCTGGCGACGGCGTACGGCATCTCGGTGTCGGCGACGATGCTGATCGACACCCTGCTGCTGGCGCTGGTGGCGCGCGCGCTGTGGCCGCGCTGGCGCACCTGGGTGCTGCCGCTGTGCCTGGTGTTCTTCGCGGTCGACGTGGGCTTCGTGGTCGCCAACGGCGCCAAGTTCTTCGACGGTGCATGGTTCCCGCTGCTGCTGGGCGTGGTGGTGTTCACCCTGCTGCGCACGTGGCGCCGCGGTCGCGAGCTGCTGCATGAGGAAGTGCGCAAGGAAGGCATCCAGCTCGACAGCTTCCTGCCCGGTCTGATGCTGGCGCCGCCGGTGCGCGTGCCGGGCACGGCGATCTTCATGACCGCCGACAAGGGCGTGGTGCCGCACGCGTTGCTGCACAACCTCAAGCACAATAAGGTGCTGCACGAGCGCAACGTGTTCCTCACCGTGGAAACGTTGAACATCCCGTACGCGCCGAAGGAAAAGCGCCTGAAGATCGAAGCCATCGGCGACGACTTCTACCGCGTGCTGATCCGCTTCGGCTTCATGGAAGTGCCCGACGTCCCGCTGGCGCTGATGCGCTCGTGCGACGCCGGTGGCACCTATTTCGACCCGATGGACACCACGTACTTCGCCAGCCGCGAGACCGTGGTGGCCAGCCGCCACCGCGGCATGCCGATCTGGCGCGATCGCCTGTTCGCATTCATGCACCGCAACGCCGCGCCGGCGACGGGTTTCTTCCGCATTCCGGGCAACCGGCTGGTGGAACTGGGCGCGCAGGTCGAGATCTGA
- the ruvA gene encoding Holliday junction branch migration protein RuvA has protein sequence MIGRLKGILVLKQPPWLVVDVNGVGYELEAPMSTFYDLPDLGREISLFTHYAQKEDSVSLYGFLREGERRLFRDVQKVSGIGAKIALAVLSGVSVDEFARLVQAGDITALTRIPGIGKKTAERMVVELRDRAADLAGVGATLSSPGGAPDPQSEAVIALQQLGYKPAEAVRMAREATASGDDAAAIIRKALKSALR, from the coding sequence ATGATCGGTCGTTTGAAGGGAATCCTGGTCCTCAAGCAGCCTCCCTGGCTCGTCGTGGACGTCAACGGCGTCGGCTACGAGCTGGAAGCGCCGATGAGCACCTTCTACGACCTGCCCGATCTCGGTCGCGAGATCTCGCTGTTCACCCATTACGCGCAGAAGGAAGACAGCGTTTCGCTGTACGGCTTCCTGCGCGAGGGCGAGCGCCGCCTGTTCCGCGACGTGCAGAAGGTCTCGGGCATCGGCGCGAAGATCGCGCTGGCGGTGCTGTCGGGCGTGTCGGTGGACGAGTTCGCGCGTCTGGTCCAGGCCGGCGACATCACCGCGCTGACGCGCATTCCCGGCATCGGCAAGAAGACCGCCGAGCGCATGGTCGTGGAGCTGCGCGACCGGGCGGCCGACCTCGCCGGTGTCGGTGCGACTCTTTCCAGTCCCGGTGGAGCGCCCGACCCGCAGAGCGAGGCGGTCATCGCCTTGCAACAGCTGGGTTACAAGCCGGCCGAGGCCGTACGCATGGCCCGTGAGGCCACCGCCAGCGGCGACGACGCCGCCGCCATCATCCGCAAAGCGCTAAAGTCCGCGCTTCGTTGA
- the ruvC gene encoding crossover junction endodeoxyribonuclease RuvC encodes MIRILGIDPGSQRTGIGVIDVAADGRCTYVHAQALKLLDAEDFPSRLGLLCEGLEALLDEWQPQQVAIETVFMDKSATSALKLGHARGAALATVVRRRIPISEYPPRVIKQSLVGRGAADKQQVQHMVRLLLNLPEVKLQADAADALAVALTHAHMSATAARTGLSTHLLRRRGA; translated from the coding sequence GTGATCCGAATCCTGGGTATCGACCCTGGCTCCCAGCGCACCGGCATCGGCGTCATCGACGTCGCCGCCGACGGGCGCTGCACCTACGTGCACGCGCAGGCGCTGAAGCTGCTCGACGCGGAGGACTTTCCTTCGCGTCTGGGCCTGCTGTGCGAAGGGCTGGAAGCGCTGCTGGACGAATGGCAGCCGCAGCAGGTCGCGATCGAGACGGTCTTCATGGACAAGTCGGCGACCTCGGCGCTGAAGCTCGGCCACGCCCGCGGCGCGGCCCTGGCGACGGTGGTGCGTCGGCGCATTCCCATCAGCGAGTACCCGCCGCGCGTGATCAAGCAGTCCCTCGTCGGGCGCGGTGCCGCCGACAAGCAGCAGGTCCAGCACATGGTGCGGCTGCTGTTGAACCTCCCCGAAGTGAAGTTGCAGGCCGATGCCGCGGATGCGCTCGCGGTCGCACTCACCCATGCCCACATGAGCGCCACCGCGGCGCGAACCGGGCTGTCCACCCATCTGTTGCGGAGACGCGGGGCATGA
- a CDS encoding YebC/PmpR family DNA-binding transcriptional regulator, with amino-acid sequence MGRGPSIEARKNAVDAQRGKIFTKVIREIGVAARSGGGDPNGNPRLRAAIDKGLAVNMSKDVIERAIKKATGELEGVSYEEIRYEGYAPGGVAVIVDCLTDNKVRTVADVRHAFGKFGGNLGTDGSVSFMFKKLGVLSFAAGVDEDRITELAIDAGADDVVVYDDGAIDVVTAPDAFEAVKAAMDAAGLKADIAEVTLRADNDIAVSGETAQQVVKLLRWLEDMDDVQNVYSNADLGEDAYA; translated from the coding sequence ATGGGCAGAGGTCCTTCCATCGAGGCCCGCAAGAACGCGGTCGACGCGCAGCGCGGCAAGATCTTCACCAAGGTGATCCGTGAGATCGGCGTGGCCGCGCGCAGCGGCGGCGGCGATCCCAACGGCAATCCGCGCCTGCGCGCCGCGATCGACAAGGGCCTCGCGGTCAACATGTCCAAGGACGTGATCGAGCGCGCCATCAAGAAGGCCACCGGCGAGCTGGAAGGCGTCAGCTACGAGGAAATCCGCTACGAGGGCTACGCCCCCGGTGGCGTGGCCGTGATCGTGGACTGCCTGACCGACAACAAGGTCCGCACCGTGGCCGACGTGCGCCACGCGTTCGGCAAGTTCGGCGGCAACCTCGGCACCGACGGCTCGGTGTCCTTCATGTTCAAGAAACTCGGCGTGCTGTCCTTCGCGGCCGGCGTGGACGAGGACAGGATCACCGAGCTCGCCATCGATGCCGGCGCCGACGACGTGGTGGTCTACGACGACGGCGCGATCGACGTGGTCACCGCGCCGGACGCGTTCGAGGCGGTCAAGGCCGCGATGGACGCCGCCGGCCTCAAGGCGGACATCGCCGAGGTGACCCTGCGCGCCGACAACGACATCGCCGTCAGCGGCGAGACCGCGCAGCAGGTGGTCAAGCTGCTGCGCTGGCTGGAGGACATGGACGACGTCCAGAACGTGTATTCCAACGCCGACCTCGGCGAGGACGCCTACGCCTGA
- a CDS encoding lipase family alpha/beta hydrolase, with translation MNERVILLHGLWMPRLSMHWLARRLRAVGFATEIFGYATVAGGPDAAVPRLARHLGDRPAHLLAHSLGGLVALTALERNPDLPVSRVVCLGSPLCGSGAAAGLAGYAWSAASLGRSADLLRQGCGPWHGAAEVGVVAGSTPLGLGRYFGRFAGANDGTVAVDETRLPGLADHTIVATSHTGLLLSPEVARQAVSFFRHGRFDPAGANGPIE, from the coding sequence ATGAATGAGCGCGTGATCCTGCTCCACGGTCTGTGGATGCCCCGGTTGTCGATGCATTGGCTGGCCCGGCGTCTACGCGCGGTGGGCTTCGCGACGGAAATCTTCGGCTACGCCACCGTCGCTGGCGGACCCGATGCGGCCGTGCCGCGACTGGCCCGCCACCTGGGCGACCGTCCTGCCCATCTGTTGGCGCACAGCCTGGGCGGACTGGTCGCCCTTACCGCGCTCGAACGAAATCCAGATCTGCCGGTGTCCCGCGTGGTGTGCCTCGGCTCGCCGCTGTGCGGGAGCGGGGCGGCGGCGGGCTTGGCCGGATACGCCTGGAGTGCGGCTTCGCTGGGCCGCAGCGCCGATCTGCTGCGACAGGGCTGCGGACCGTGGCACGGCGCGGCCGAGGTCGGCGTGGTCGCCGGCAGCACGCCGCTCGGGCTGGGCCGCTATTTCGGCCGTTTCGCCGGGGCCAACGACGGCACCGTGGCCGTGGACGAGACACGTCTGCCGGGCCTGGCCGACCACACCATCGTCGCGACCAGCCATACCGGCCTGCTGCTCTCGCCGGAGGTGGCCCGGCAGGCGGTTTCGTTCTTCCGACACGGCCGTTTCGATCCGGCAGGCGCGAACGGTCCAATCGAGTAA
- a CDS encoding GNAT family N-acetyltransferase, with protein MMELRRASPADAATLSALSVACFTQTFGHLYPPQDLQAFLAEAYAIDAWAQLLADAGYATWLIEDDGAAVGYATAGACSLPHDEVQPGDGELKRLYVLHGHQNGGWGGRLFDAAMQWLERDGPRTLWIGVWSENFGAQRFYARHGFERVGAYDFVVGDTRDHEFILRRAPTR; from the coding sequence ATCATGGAACTGCGCCGCGCTTCGCCGGCCGACGCCGCGACGCTGTCGGCGCTGTCCGTGGCATGTTTCACCCAGACCTTCGGCCATCTGTATCCGCCGCAGGATCTGCAGGCCTTCCTCGCGGAGGCCTACGCGATCGACGCCTGGGCGCAGTTGCTGGCCGATGCCGGCTACGCGACCTGGCTGATCGAGGACGACGGCGCGGCGGTGGGCTATGCCACCGCCGGCGCCTGCAGCCTTCCGCATGACGAGGTGCAACCCGGCGACGGTGAGCTCAAGCGCCTGTACGTGTTGCACGGCCACCAGAACGGTGGTTGGGGTGGACGCCTGTTCGACGCCGCGATGCAGTGGCTCGAACGCGATGGCCCACGCACGCTGTGGATCGGCGTGTGGAGCGAGAACTTCGGCGCACAGCGCTTCTACGCGCGGCATGGTTTCGAGCGCGTCGGCGCGTACGACTTCGTCGTCGGCGACACGCGCGACCACGAGTTCATCCTGCGGCGCGCGCCGACCCGCTGA
- a CDS encoding DNA primase, with the protein MTENTFALQWEKLTNEGADAGLVTERARVFGGWLVRVGTSPAAMALTFVPDGQFRWDGEDFGEEDYEEEEEGEDDEEYEEDEESEEDDEEVEEDE; encoded by the coding sequence ATGACCGAGAACACGTTTGCCCTGCAGTGGGAAAAGCTAACCAATGAAGGCGCCGATGCCGGCCTGGTGACCGAACGCGCGCGCGTCTTCGGCGGCTGGCTGGTTCGCGTGGGCACCTCGCCCGCCGCGATGGCCCTGACCTTCGTGCCCGATGGCCAGTTCCGCTGGGACGGCGAGGACTTCGGCGAAGAGGACTACGAGGAAGAGGAAGAAGGCGAGGACGACGAGGAATACGAAGAGGACGAGGAGTCCGAGGAAGACGACGAGGAAGTCGAGGAAGACGAGTAA